A genomic window from Spiroplasma helicoides includes:
- a CDS encoding ParA family protein, which translates to MAKIISVSNQKGGVGKTTTSINLACGLAMANKRVLLIDIDPQFNATTGVGYEIDNKTLSMYHVFVGEKKLKDVIVKNVKENVDLAPSSIDVAAVDLILLEQKNNNQNVLKTQIDEIKDDYDFIIIDCPPSLGLINRNGLAISNTVLIPIQAEHYAMHGVAQLLRTIKKVKETLNKDLTVEGVLVTMFDARTKLAHDILEEIMKTFGPKVYRSVIPRNIKISESSIDGKSIFEYDRNGPGSVAYLDFVKEVLKENGYS; encoded by the coding sequence ATGGCAAAAATTATTTCAGTATCAAATCAAAAAGGTGGAGTGGGTAAAACAACAACATCAATTAATTTGGCTTGTGGTTTAGCAATGGCAAATAAAAGAGTTTTATTAATAGATATTGACCCTCAGTTTAATGCAACAACAGGAGTTGGTTACGAAATTGATAATAAAACGTTAAGTATGTATCACGTTTTTGTTGGTGAAAAAAAACTAAAAGATGTTATTGTTAAAAATGTAAAAGAAAATGTTGACTTAGCACCAAGTTCAATCGATGTGGCTGCTGTTGATTTAATTCTTCTTGAGCAAAAAAACAATAATCAAAATGTATTAAAAACACAAATTGATGAAATAAAAGATGATTATGATTTTATAATTATTGATTGTCCACCAAGTTTAGGATTAATAAATAGAAATGGTTTAGCTATATCTAATACTGTTTTAATACCAATCCAAGCAGAACATTATGCAATGCATGGGGTGGCACAACTTTTAAGAACAATCAAAAAAGTTAAGGAAACTTTAAATAAAGATTTAACGGTTGAAGGTGTTTTGGTTACAATGTTTGATGCTAGAACTAAATTAGCACATGATATATTAGAAGAAATAATGAAAACATTTGGTCCTAAAGTATATAGATCTGTAATACCTAGAAATATTAAAATATCTGAGTCTTCAATTGATGGAAAGTCTATTTTTGAATATGACCGCAATGGTCCAGGATCAGTTGCATATCTTGACTTTGTAAAAGAGGTGCTAAAAGAAAATGGCTACAGCTAA
- a CDS encoding 2-C-methyl-D-erythritol 2,4-cyclodiphosphate synthase: MFRVGFSVDRHLLDWDKKGMNLGGLYFKDFPSTDAYSDGDAMLHSICEAFLGAMGFDDLGTYYNPETKPKNFSSLEIVADVNKLLTSYNYIISNIDVTVVLDEPSLVDHKRDLRTNVAKFFHISETQVSIKATRTEINDKSLITVYSNVSVCGRDQKNGQD, translated from the coding sequence ATGTTTAGAGTAGGTTTTTCGGTAGATAGACATTTACTAGATTGGGATAAAAAAGGAATGAACTTAGGAGGTTTATATTTTAAGGATTTTCCTTCTACAGATGCATATAGTGATGGTGATGCAATGTTACACTCTATTTGCGAAGCTTTTTTAGGTGCTATGGGATTTGACGACTTGGGTACTTATTATAATCCTGAAACAAAACCAAAGAATTTTAGTTCACTAGAAATAGTAGCTGATGTTAATAAACTTTTGACTTCATATAATTACATAATATCAAATATAGATGTTACTGTTGTATTGGATGAACCTTCTCTTGTGGATCACAAAAGAGATTTAAGAACAAACGTTGCTAAGTTCTTTCACATTTCTGAGACACAAGTTTCTATTAAAGCAACAAGAACTGAAATTAACGATAAATCACTAATAACAGTTTATAGCAATGTATCTGTTTGTGGAAGGGACCAAAAAAATGGACAAGATTAG
- a CDS encoding HD domain-containing protein, translating into MEVIRDNVHGDISIKETIINELIDTPEFQRLRRIIQLGGSQFVFPGACHTRFSHCIGVYHIINKFLDNKEISSHINSKDQLTVKIAGLLHDIGHGPFSHSFEKIASSQPHEKYTVDIILGDTNINKVLAKNGVSPEEVASVILGNHKNNIINSLISSQLDADRLDYLLRDSIYTGVNYANLDLNWIIRNSLVFEEKLVFKTKAMYAIEHYLLGRFYMFKQIYNHNVSKAFDQTLLSWFLRLKDLYNKGFQFKNTKVIDIFKDLLENKTCNLKSYLRLDDYSLMEFIKCTSNEDDKILKNLSDRIVNRKFLEVSSKLDEKEFEKYKNSYSKEEQKYYFKTIKNINSGIYSPSHSSKDEKIYLVFNNNLEEIIEKSQILKLTPKNIEKNLYVFLKDNVE; encoded by the coding sequence ATGGAAGTTATAAGAGACAATGTCCATGGGGATATTTCTATAAAAGAAACTATTATAAATGAGTTAATAGATACACCAGAGTTTCAAAGATTAAGAAGAATAATTCAACTAGGTGGAAGTCAATTTGTATTTCCAGGTGCTTGCCACACCCGTTTTTCACATTGTATTGGAGTTTACCATATTATAAATAAATTTTTAGATAATAAAGAAATAAGTTCTCACATCAATTCAAAAGATCAACTTACAGTAAAGATTGCTGGTTTATTACATGATATTGGTCATGGTCCATTTAGCCATAGTTTTGAAAAAATAGCATCTAGTCAACCACATGAAAAATACACAGTCGATATCATTTTAGGAGATACCAACATCAATAAGGTGCTTGCAAAAAACGGAGTATCACCAGAAGAAGTAGCATCAGTTATATTGGGTAATCACAAAAATAACATAATTAATAGCCTAATTTCTAGTCAATTAGATGCTGATAGATTGGATTACTTGTTAAGAGATTCTATTTATACTGGTGTTAACTATGCAAATTTAGATTTGAATTGAATTATTAGAAACTCTCTTGTTTTCGAAGAAAAATTGGTTTTTAAAACAAAAGCAATGTATGCAATCGAACATTATTTACTGGGTAGATTTTATATGTTTAAGCAAATCTACAATCATAATGTAAGTAAAGCTTTTGATCAAACACTTTTGTCATGATTTTTGAGATTAAAAGACTTATATAATAAAGGTTTTCAATTTAAAAACACCAAAGTTATTGATATTTTTAAAGATTTATTAGAAAATAAGACTTGTAATTTAAAATCATACCTAAGATTAGATGATTATAGTTTGATGGAATTCATAAAATGTACTAGCAATGAAGATGACAAAATTCTAAAAAATTTATCTGATAGAATTGTTAATAGAAAGTTTTTAGAAGTATCTTCAAAGTTAGATGAAAAAGAATTCGAAAAATACAAGAACAGTTATAGTAAAGAAGAACAAAAGTATTACTTTAAAACGATAAAAAATATAAATTCAGGAATTTATAGCCCTAGTCATTCAAGTAAGGATGAAAAAATTTATTTAGTTTTTAATAACAATCTTGAAGAAATCATCGAAAAATCACAAATACTTAAATTAACACCAAAAAATATAGAAAAAAACTTATACGTTTTTTTAAAGGATAATGTAGAATAA
- the rpoE gene encoding DNA-directed RNA polymerase subunit delta, which yields MANIPTIELAYNFLQSSKGDASFEDIWNSIKNDIADVNKSKNELIAELYSDLVLDNRFALTSEGKWGLRDYLKFDDIKKQYDYIDKFETTEEFDDIDYSNTDSYDDSDTTNKIDASKLKLSIDDDYDEDEEEDDEDFDDSDELSLTDLGEDDYDD from the coding sequence ATGGCAAACATACCAACAATCGAATTAGCTTACAACTTTTTACAATCAAGTAAAGGTGATGCAAGTTTTGAAGATATTTGAAACTCAATCAAGAACGACATTGCAGATGTTAACAAATCAAAGAATGAATTAATCGCAGAACTTTATAGTGATCTGGTTTTAGACAACAGGTTTGCACTAACCTCAGAAGGTAAGTGGGGTTTAAGAGATTATTTAAAATTTGATGATATCAAAAAGCAATATGATTACATTGATAAATTTGAAACCACAGAAGAGTTCGATGATATTGACTATTCAAACACTGATAGCTATGACGATTCAGATACAACAAATAAAATTGATGCCTCAAAACTGAAATTAAGTATTGATGACGACTATGATGAAGATGAAGAAGAAGATGATGAAGACTTTGACGACTCAGACGAACTAAGCCTAACAGATTTAGGTGAAGACGACTACGACGACTAA
- the ychF gene encoding redox-regulated ATPase YchF produces the protein MGLQVGIVGLPNVGKSTLFNAITNSKVEAANYPFATIEPNVGVVEVPDARLDRLAQIFGSKKTIYTTIEFVDIAGLIAGASKGEGLGNAFLANIRETDIICEVIRCFDSKEITHVEGSVDPIRDAEIIELELMLADESSIKKRLAKVEPKFKSSKDKNIIAEYNLLKKCEEQLSNGKLLNKLEFDKEEEILLKSFQLLTTKKFIYVANVSEEFITKDNEYVTKLKEYARNSGSDIVKICAQVEEELSELNSEEKQVFLEEAGISESGLEVLIKSAYKTLGLKTYFTAGPQEARGWQFKDGSTAPQCAGIIHTDFEKGFIKADVYKCEDIFELGSEQELKNSGKVRLEGKGYQVQDGDVCLFKFNK, from the coding sequence ATGGGATTACAAGTAGGTATAGTTGGATTACCAAACGTGGGTAAGTCTACACTATTTAATGCAATAACGAATTCGAAGGTAGAAGCTGCAAATTATCCATTTGCAACAATAGAACCAAACGTTGGGGTTGTTGAAGTTCCGGATGCAAGACTAGACAGACTTGCTCAAATATTTGGAAGTAAGAAGACGATTTACACGACGATTGAATTTGTTGATATTGCAGGATTAATTGCTGGTGCCAGCAAGGGTGAAGGATTAGGAAATGCATTTTTAGCAAACATAAGAGAGACTGATATTATATGTGAAGTTATAAGGTGCTTTGATTCTAAGGAAATTACTCATGTTGAAGGTAGTGTTGATCCAATTAGAGATGCAGAAATTATTGAATTAGAGTTAATGTTGGCAGATGAATCTAGTATTAAGAAGAGACTTGCTAAAGTTGAGCCTAAATTTAAATCTTCAAAAGATAAAAATATAATTGCAGAATACAATTTATTAAAAAAGTGTGAAGAACAATTAAGTAATGGAAAGTTACTTAATAAATTAGAATTTGATAAAGAAGAAGAGATTTTACTTAAGTCTTTTCAATTATTAACAACTAAAAAATTTATATATGTAGCCAACGTGTCTGAGGAATTTATAACTAAGGATAATGAATACGTTACAAAACTAAAAGAATATGCAAGAAATAGCGGGAGCGACATTGTAAAAATATGTGCTCAAGTTGAAGAAGAATTAAGCGAATTAAATTCTGAAGAAAAACAAGTTTTTCTTGAAGAAGCTGGAATTTCTGAATCTGGATTAGAAGTTTTGATCAAATCAGCTTATAAAACACTAGGTTTAAAAACCTACTTTACAGCTGGACCGCAAGAAGCAAGAGGTTGACAATTCAAAGACGGTTCCACAGCACCACAATGTGCTGGAATTATTCACACTGATTTTGAAAAAGGTTTTATAAAAGCCGATGTATATAAATGTGAAGATATTTTTGAACTAGGTAGTGAACAAGAACTAAAAAATAGTGGAAAAGTTCGCCTTGAAGGTAAAGGTTATCAAGTTCAAGATGGAGATGTTTGTTTATTCAAATTTAATAAATAA
- the fba gene encoding class II fructose-1,6-bisphosphate aldolase, with the protein MSRKYHAKLVNAKKMVSDAHAGKYAIGHFNINNLEWTKALLEAAQESKTPIIIATSEGAIKYMGGLKVIVGMVNGLLEDLNITVPVALHLDHGQSLDMAKKCIEAGYSSVMFDGSHLDYKVNLESVNELMKFANDHEVSVEAEIGSIGGEEDGVIGSGELGDPKQAAEMSKTGISMLAAGIGNIHGKYPEWWESLSFDTLKELQAACNMPMVLHGGSGIPQDQIKKAISLGISKINVNTELQLSFRDATRKYIEEKKDLDDVAKGFDPRKLLAPGAKAIKDTFVELTKLFGCYGKAN; encoded by the coding sequence ATGTCAAGAAAATATCACGCAAAATTAGTTAATGCTAAAAAAATGGTGAGTGACGCTCATGCTGGTAAATATGCAATTGGTCATTTTAACATTAATAACTTAGAATGAACAAAAGCTTTACTAGAGGCAGCTCAAGAAAGCAAAACACCAATTATTATTGCAACTTCAGAAGGTGCAATAAAATATATGGGAGGTTTAAAAGTAATAGTAGGTATGGTAAATGGATTATTAGAGGATTTAAATATTACTGTACCAGTGGCTTTACACTTAGATCATGGTCAATCACTTGATATGGCTAAAAAATGTATTGAAGCAGGTTACTCATCAGTTATGTTTGATGGTTCACACTTAGATTACAAAGTAAACTTAGAATCAGTAAATGAATTAATGAAATTTGCAAACGATCACGAAGTGTCAGTTGAAGCAGAAATTGGTTCAATTGGTGGAGAAGAAGATGGAGTTATTGGATCAGGTGAATTAGGAGATCCTAAACAAGCAGCTGAAATGTCAAAAACAGGTATTTCTATGTTAGCTGCTGGAATTGGAAACATTCACGGTAAATATCCTGAATGATGAGAATCTTTATCATTTGACACATTAAAAGAATTACAAGCTGCATGTAACATGCCAATGGTATTACATGGAGGTTCTGGTATTCCACAAGATCAAATTAAAAAGGCTATAAGTCTTGGAATTTCAAAAATTAATGTTAATACTGAACTTCAATTATCATTTAGAGATGCAACAAGAAAATATATTGAAGAGAAAAAAGATCTTGACGATGTAGCTAAAGGTTTTGACCCACGTAAATTGTTGGCACCTGGAGCAAAAGCAATTAAAGATACTTTTGTAGAATTAACAAAATTATTTGGGTGCTATGGGAAAGCAAACTAA
- the gltX gene encoding glutamate--tRNA ligase translates to MDKIRLRYAPSPTGFLHIGNTRTALMNYLFAKHYGGVFIVRIEDTDIERNVEGAIESQFDNMEWLGIGPDESFLNPNKLYGKYMQSKKFDVYDKKAHELIEKGYAYKCFCTPEELEKDREEQLARGIVAPQYNRKCLNLTLTEEHKNKPYNIRFKVPENKIIKINDVVRGDVEFNTKEIGDFVILKSNKIATYNFAVVIDDVDMAITHVVRGEEHISNTPRQCLIYEAFGWKEPKFCHLTLIVDETKKKLSKRSGNALFFISQYREQGYLPEALFNYIALLGWSPKVEQEIFSKEEFVKMFDEARFSKSPSTFDMVKMKWINSQWMKKLDDKQFVDFTKKFIDESKFNLSGKSDQWIEDVLLLFKKELEFGSQINEHLDIFFAKNATDDQTKQVLSEMSDYKEMILDLKKKLSSLKEFKEQEIKDVIKKLGEDFSKKGKDLFMPIRIFTTLSFHGPELAKTISLIGQEKVLLNIESLI, encoded by the coding sequence ATGGACAAGATTAGATTAAGATACGCACCATCACCTACAGGTTTTTTGCATATTGGTAATACAAGAACAGCTTTAATGAATTATCTATTCGCAAAACATTATGGGGGTGTTTTTATTGTAAGAATTGAAGACACTGATATAGAAAGAAATGTGGAAGGAGCAATTGAATCACAATTCGATAATATGGAGTGGTTGGGTATTGGACCTGATGAATCATTTCTAAACCCAAACAAGTTGTACGGCAAATATATGCAATCTAAAAAATTTGATGTGTATGATAAAAAAGCACATGAATTAATTGAAAAAGGTTATGCTTACAAATGTTTTTGTACACCAGAGGAATTAGAAAAAGATAGAGAAGAGCAATTAGCAAGAGGTATTGTAGCCCCTCAGTATAATAGAAAATGTCTAAATCTAACCTTAACAGAAGAACATAAAAATAAACCATACAATATTAGATTTAAAGTACCAGAAAATAAAATAATAAAAATTAATGACGTTGTTAGAGGAGATGTTGAATTCAACACTAAAGAAATCGGGGACTTTGTGATTTTAAAATCTAACAAAATAGCTACATATAATTTTGCGGTTGTTATTGATGATGTTGATATGGCAATAACTCATGTTGTTAGAGGAGAAGAACACATTTCTAACACACCAAGACAATGCTTGATTTATGAAGCTTTTGGATGAAAAGAACCAAAGTTTTGTCATTTAACTTTGATTGTGGATGAAACCAAAAAGAAATTATCAAAAAGAAGTGGTAACGCATTATTTTTTATTTCTCAATACAGAGAACAAGGTTATTTGCCAGAAGCCTTGTTTAATTATATCGCTTTATTGGGTTGAAGCCCAAAAGTTGAGCAAGAAATATTTTCAAAAGAAGAATTTGTCAAAATGTTTGATGAAGCAAGATTTTCTAAATCTCCAAGTACTTTTGATATGGTTAAGATGAAGTGAATCAACAGTCAATGAATGAAAAAACTTGATGATAAACAATTTGTAGATTTTACAAAAAAATTTATAGATGAAAGTAAATTTAACTTGAGTGGAAAAAGCGATCAATGAATTGAAGATGTTCTTCTATTATTTAAAAAAGAGTTGGAATTTGGATCACAAATTAATGAACATTTAGATATATTTTTTGCTAAAAACGCCACAGATGATCAAACTAAACAAGTTTTAAGTGAAATGTCAGACTATAAAGAAATGATTTTAGATCTTAAGAAAAAACTTTCTAGTCTTAAAGAATTTAAAGAACAAGAAATAAAAGACGTTATTAAAAAATTAGGTGAAGATTTTAGTAAAAAAGGTAAGGATTTATTTATGCCGATAAGAATTTTTACAACACTAAGTTTTCACGGACCAGAATTAGCAAAAACAATTTCATTAATTGGCCAAGAAAAAGTTTTATTAAATATTGAATCACTAATATAA
- a CDS encoding helix-turn-helix domain-containing protein has protein sequence MHLTAEEKVKIINDFKNSGVSASHFAPTRNISVVSLRNWVKKYEQGGKEALKTKYEK, from the coding sequence ATGCATTTAACTGCTGAAGAAAAAGTTAAAATTATTAATGACTTTAAAAATTCAGGGGTATCAGCTTCACACTTTGCACCAACCAGAAACATTAGTGTAGTATCTTTAAGAAACTGGGTTAAGAAATATGAGCAGGGCGGAAAAGAAGCACTTAAGACAAAATACGAAAAATAG
- a CDS encoding ParB/RepB/Spo0J family partition protein, with translation MATAKKKYNFKGLDEIFGESVKDVIDVIETNKEVANEIKSYVLVDDLKPNPYQPRKIFEPEEIEELAQSIERHGIIQPVIITKNNEIVAGERRVRAAKSIGLKEVPVVILELSNQQMEEFAIIENIQRVDLTDIEEAIAYKQLSVSLKLKQEQIASRVGKSRSHVANIMRLLNLPQKIQDAMLEKKVTMGQAKPLLSILNDTKLLNEIFEKILKEDLTAREVEALIKNGGNTPEQKEKKQKDTSTIYTENRLMRRLGTKVTIENQKLTIKYLDNNDLNRILEILGLLDED, from the coding sequence ATGGCTACAGCTAAGAAAAAGTATAACTTTAAAGGTTTAGATGAAATTTTTGGTGAATCTGTAAAAGATGTAATTGATGTAATTGAAACCAATAAAGAGGTTGCTAATGAAATTAAATCCTATGTTCTAGTAGATGATTTAAAACCAAACCCTTATCAACCAAGAAAAATATTTGAACCAGAAGAAATTGAAGAACTTGCTCAATCAATTGAAAGGCATGGAATAATTCAACCTGTTATCATTACTAAAAATAATGAAATAGTTGCTGGTGAAAGACGTGTTAGGGCTGCTAAATCAATCGGACTAAAAGAAGTGCCGGTAGTTATTTTAGAGTTGTCAAATCAACAAATGGAAGAATTTGCCATTATCGAAAATATTCAAAGAGTTGATTTAACAGATATTGAAGAAGCTATAGCTTATAAACAATTATCAGTAAGTTTAAAACTTAAACAAGAGCAAATAGCGTCAAGGGTTGGAAAATCCAGATCGCATGTTGCCAATATTATGAGGTTATTAAATTTACCACAAAAAATTCAAGATGCAATGTTAGAAAAAAAAGTTACAATGGGGCAGGCAAAACCATTGCTTTCAATTTTAAATGACACAAAATTGCTTAATGAAATTTTTGAAAAAATTTTAAAAGAAGATTTAACTGCAAGAGAAGTTGAAGCTTTAATTAAAAATGGTGGAAACACCCCAGAACAAAAAGAAAAAAAACAAAAAGATACATCAACAATTTATACAGAAAATAGGTTGATGAGAAGATTAGGTACAAAAGTCACTATTGAAAATCAAAAACTAACAATAAAATATTTAGATAACAATGATTTGAATAGAATACTAGAAATTTTAGGATTACTAGACGAAGATTAA
- the rsmG gene encoding 16S rRNA (guanine(527)-N(7))-methyltransferase RsmG, which produces MFNWKVIEDIVGPITEKQKKQLVDYKNLIQEENKKYNLTTIVLDEEIFWKHFYDSIIFSQDFKLSNQFILDIGTGAGFPGIVIKVLFPETIVTLVESNNKKIAFLNLVIKKLELNNITTSSQRAEQFSIDNKEKYDIVISRALAQLNILLELGVQALKINGHFICLKSKNAGTELSELNGKECAIGLKLVKQQNLEIDQLGERVNLFFEKVRSTSIDYPRPYPQIKKKPLGK; this is translated from the coding sequence GTGTTCAACTGAAAAGTTATTGAAGATATTGTAGGTCCCATTACAGAAAAACAAAAAAAACAATTAGTTGATTATAAAAATTTGATTCAAGAAGAAAACAAAAAATACAATTTAACAACAATTGTATTGGATGAAGAAATTTTTTGAAAGCACTTTTATGATTCAATTATATTTTCACAAGATTTTAAATTATCAAATCAATTTATTTTAGATATAGGAACTGGGGCTGGGTTTCCCGGCATAGTTATAAAGGTTCTTTTTCCAGAAACAATTGTTACATTAGTAGAATCTAATAATAAAAAAATAGCTTTTTTAAATCTCGTAATAAAAAAACTGGAATTGAATAACATTACCACTAGCTCTCAAAGAGCAGAACAATTTTCTATAGACAATAAAGAGAAATATGATATTGTAATTTCTAGAGCATTAGCACAATTAAACATTTTATTGGAACTTGGTGTGCAGGCTTTAAAAATTAATGGTCACTTTATTTGCTTAAAATCAAAAAATGCAGGCACCGAACTATCAGAACTTAATGGTAAAGAGTGTGCTATTGGACTAAAATTAGTAAAACAGCAAAATCTAGAAATAGATCAACTGGGTGAAAGGGTCAACTTGTTTTTTGAAAAAGTAAGGTCAACTAGCATTGATTATCCAAGACCTTATCCGCAAATTAAGAAAAAACCATTAGGAAAATAG
- a CDS encoding heavy-metal-associated domain-containing protein → MIKNAKVYIDNLECPNCAASISKVLEKIDVKDSKILIPLKEVHFSYDESNQQIDEILTKLKKSGFKGNLIND, encoded by the coding sequence ATGATTAAAAATGCAAAAGTATATATTGACAATTTAGAATGTCCAAATTGTGCTGCATCAATATCTAAGGTACTGGAAAAAATAGATGTGAAAGATTCTAAAATACTTATTCCACTTAAAGAAGTTCACTTCAGTTATGATGAAAGTAACCAACAGATTGATGAAATTTTAACCAAACTAAAAAAAAGTGGGTTCAAAGGCAATTTGATAAATGACTAA
- a CDS encoding CTP synthase, with translation MAKYIFITGGVVSGLGKGITGSSLGVLLKNSGLKVFMQKFDPYLNIDPGTMNPIEHGEVFVTEDGGETDLDLGHYERFIDENLFKVSSWSAGKIYSEALRKERHGKYFGKTVQVIPHITDLIKEKIYQAENISKADIIISEIGGTVGDIESQPFLEAIRQVRMEKGYNNVMFIHVALLPFLRVSGEYKTKPIQHSVKEMLSLGIQPDVIVARTEGQIDERLKNKISLFCNITTQNVIVCPDSDSIYKIPLILKQTNLHNIVANQLQLELKNLNMSGWEKFNLNIMESSTEMEIHIVGKYVELSDAYLSVMESLKIAGYDIKKKVKFVWVNSRYLNKDNVKEQLQDAKGILVPGGFGEEGVEGKILAAQFARENNIPYLGICLGMQVACVEFARNVAGIEDAISSEINKESKNKIIDILEGKDGENIGGTLRLGKYTTNLVPNTLASQLYGSKTAVERHRHRYEFNNSYRELLEEKGLVFSGIYKEENLVEIIEIPTHKFFIACQYHPEFTSRPNKPNPLFKGFVQAISDNYK, from the coding sequence ATGGCAAAGTATATTTTTATAACTGGTGGAGTTGTTTCTGGTCTTGGTAAAGGTATAACCGGTAGTTCGCTAGGTGTATTATTAAAAAACTCTGGCTTAAAAGTTTTTATGCAAAAGTTTGATCCTTATTTAAACATAGACCCAGGTACTATGAACCCAATCGAACATGGTGAAGTGTTTGTAACTGAGGATGGTGGAGAAACCGACTTAGATTTAGGCCACTACGAAAGATTTATTGATGAAAATTTATTTAAAGTGTCTTCATGAAGTGCGGGGAAAATCTATTCAGAAGCTTTAAGAAAAGAAAGACACGGAAAGTATTTTGGTAAAACAGTACAAGTTATCCCACATATAACAGATTTAATAAAAGAAAAAATATATCAAGCAGAGAATATTAGCAAAGCAGACATTATAATTAGTGAGATAGGTGGAACTGTTGGTGATATTGAATCACAACCTTTTTTAGAAGCCATTAGACAAGTAAGAATGGAAAAAGGTTATAACAATGTGATGTTTATACATGTAGCACTACTACCATTTTTGAGAGTTTCAGGAGAATACAAAACCAAACCAATTCAACACTCAGTAAAAGAAATGTTAAGTTTAGGTATTCAACCAGATGTAATTGTTGCACGTACCGAGGGTCAGATTGATGAAAGGCTTAAAAATAAAATATCTTTATTTTGTAATATAACAACTCAAAATGTTATTGTTTGTCCTGACAGTGATTCAATTTATAAAATTCCTTTAATATTAAAGCAAACAAACCTGCACAACATTGTTGCTAATCAATTGCAATTAGAATTAAAAAATTTAAATATGAGTGGTTGAGAAAAATTTAACTTAAATATAATGGAATCAAGTACAGAAATGGAAATTCATATTGTAGGAAAGTATGTAGAATTAAGTGACGCCTACTTATCTGTTATGGAATCTTTAAAAATTGCGGGATATGATATTAAAAAGAAAGTTAAATTTGTTTGAGTAAATTCTAGATATTTAAATAAAGACAATGTTAAAGAACAACTTCAAGATGCTAAGGGAATATTGGTGCCTGGAGGATTTGGTGAAGAAGGTGTGGAAGGTAAAATACTTGCCGCCCAATTTGCTAGAGAAAATAATATACCTTACTTAGGAATATGTCTTGGTATGCAAGTCGCTTGTGTAGAATTTGCGAGAAATGTTGCTGGTATTGAAGATGCTATTTCATCAGAAATTAATAAAGAATCTAAAAATAAAATAATCGACATTTTAGAAGGCAAAGATGGGGAAAATATTGGTGGTACTTTGAGATTGGGTAAATACACAACTAACCTTGTACCTAATACATTAGCAAGTCAATTGTATGGTAGCAAAACAGCTGTTGAAAGACATAGACATAGATATGAATTTAATAATAGTTATAGAGAATTACTAGAAGAAAAAGGATTAGTGTTTTCAGGTATTTATAAAGAAGAAAACTTAGTTGAAATAATCGAAATACCAACTCATAAATTCTTTATTGCTTGTCAATACCACCCAGAATTCACATCTAGACCAAATAAACCAAATCCGCTCTTTAAAGGATTTGTGCAAGCCATAAGTGATAATTATAAATAA